A single Corynebacterium stationis DNA region contains:
- a CDS encoding thioesterase family protein → MAYFIRQGANTFLATPETGGAWNPEEQHIAPMIGLLTHLTELDHKQRDEDAALVPGRMSVEILGVLGYEPFDVEVEVIRLGRTIELVEAVCIQNGRPAVRMRTWFMAQTDTSSSAGTAFPLIPGPTTEKSLPGLGTNWGGGFVESIKGYRKPGELGRGFAWWQTDTELIESEPASNLAAFMGLMDMTNGIVVRKDPSEVIYPNLDLTAHLFRMPEGKWLGADVSVSFGANGIGETHSVIHNGNGPVGTCSQILTVRPRT, encoded by the coding sequence ATGGCCTATTTTATTCGTCAAGGCGCGAACACCTTTCTAGCAACACCGGAAACTGGAGGTGCGTGGAATCCTGAAGAACAGCACATTGCGCCGATGATTGGCCTTTTAACGCACCTAACGGAACTTGACCATAAACAGCGCGACGAAGACGCTGCGCTTGTTCCAGGGCGCATGTCCGTGGAGATTCTTGGGGTACTAGGCTACGAGCCTTTCGATGTCGAAGTAGAAGTCATTCGACTCGGACGTACCATCGAACTAGTTGAAGCCGTATGCATACAAAACGGGCGTCCTGCCGTGCGTATGCGTACTTGGTTTATGGCGCAAACCGATACCTCCTCAAGTGCCGGAACCGCTTTCCCGTTGATACCTGGTCCCACTACAGAGAAGTCTCTTCCTGGCCTGGGAACGAACTGGGGTGGTGGATTCGTGGAATCTATCAAGGGATACCGCAAACCAGGGGAGCTAGGCCGCGGGTTTGCGTGGTGGCAAACCGACACCGAACTTATCGAATCCGAACCAGCTTCTAACCTGGCCGCGTTTATGGGGCTAATGGACATGACCAATGGCATCGTTGTGCGCAAAGATCCCAGCGAAGTTATCTATCCTAATCTTGACCTCACCGCGCACCTGTTCCGGATGCCTGAAGGCAAGTGGCTGGGCGCCGATGTCAGTGTGAGCTTCGGAGCCAATGGCATCGGCGAGACCCATTCCGTGATTCACAATGGGAACGGCCCCGTCGGAACCTGCTCGCAGATCCTCACTGTCCGCCCACGTACGTAG